A single Candoia aspera isolate rCanAsp1 chromosome 5, rCanAsp1.hap2, whole genome shotgun sequence DNA region contains:
- the TSKU gene encoding tsukushi translates to MPFLVWFHLLLAFPCFDTSRTCFPRCHCEVESFGLFDSFSLTKVDCSGIGPHIVPVPIPLDTTYLDLSSNHLGSINQSMLTGPGYTTLVGLDLSYNEISKMIPTTFSRLRYLESLDLSHNSLVAIPDDCFSQLALGDVDLSNNFLLEITLNVFASKGQGKPINVDLSNNLISQVSRYQDKTIPNIQSLNLSGNRLKSIPDLQGIPLRYLNLDGNPVSSIEQGAFLGLKGLTHLSLSGIHHLLDILPFGFKDLSALQVLDISNNPNIKSLHPKVFYSLNSLQELNLSGTGVATTFSRPMLKYLPSIKSVALGKNIKCLKTIREGQYHRAAGLSQKETLSCHSGHGSVVPYVL, encoded by the coding sequence ATGCCTTTCCTGGTTTGGTTCCACCTGCTGCTAGCATTCCCATGCTTTGATACTTCAAGGACTTGTTTTCCAAGATGCCACTGTGAGGTGGAGAGTTTTGGTCTCTTTGACAGCTTCAGCCTAACCAAAGTTGACTGTAGTGGGATCGGACCCCATATAGTGCCCGTTCCCATTCCATTAGACACGACCTACTTGGATCTATCCTCCAACCATCTGGGATCCATCAACCAGTCCATGCTAACTGGGCCTGGTTACACCACTCTTGTAGGCCTTGACCTGAGCTACAATGAAATCTCCAAGATGATTCCCACAACCTTCTCAAGACTCAGGTACCTTGAGTCTTTGGACCTGAGTCATAATTCCCTGGTAGCCATCCCGGATGACTGCTTCTCTCAGTTGGCTCTGGGAGATGTCGATCTCAGCAACAACTTCCTTCTGGAAATAACTTTGAATGTGTTCGCATCCAAAGGTCAAGGAAAACCAATCAACGTTGACCTTTCAAACAACTTAATAAGCCAGGTGTCGAGATACCAGGATAAAACCATTCCTAATATTCAAAGCTTAAATCTCTCTGGGAACAGATTAAAGAGTATCCCAGACCTTCAAGGAATTCCCCTTCGGTACTTAAACCTGGATGGAAACCCAGTGTCCTCGATTGAGCAGGGAGCATTCTTGGGACTGAAAGGCTTAACGCACCTGTCGCTCAGCGGGATTCACCATCTCTTGGACATTTTGCCTTTTGGCTTCAAAGACCTATCTGCTCTCCAAGTGCTTGACATATCCAATAACCCCAACATTAAATCCCTGCACCCCAAGGTTTTTTACAGCCTGAATTCTTTGCAAGAGCTCAACCTGTCGGGCACAGGGGTGGCGACCACTTTTTCCAGACCGATGTTGAAATACTTGCCTTCCATCAAAAGTGTGGCCTTGGGCAAGAACATCAAGTGTCTCAAGACAATTCGGGAAGGGCAGTACCACAGAGCAGCTGGGCTGAGCCAGAAAGAGACCCTGAGTTGCCACAGTGGCCATGGATCCGTAGTGCCGTACGTTTTGTGA